TGTTATGATTGAGGGGTATTGTAGGGCTCATAACATTGACAAAGCCTTTGAATTGCTTGAAGACATGCTCCATAAGGGCTTTGTTCCGGACACATATACCTACAGACCTCTTATCAGTGGCCTTTGTTCTACTGGTAGGGTTTCTGAAGCTAAAGATTTTATCGATGACCTCCACAAGAAGAACCTCAAGTTAAATGAGATGTGCTACAGTGCACTTCTACATGGTTATTGTGGTGAAGGAAGACTGACAGAGGCATTGAGTGCTTCTTGTGAGATGATTCAACGAGGAATCAACATGGACCTCGTTTGCCATGCTGTTCTTATTGACGGTGCTCTGAAACAGCTTGACATGAAAGTGTTATTTGGTCTCTTAAAAAAGATGTATGATCAAGGATTGAGACCTGACTGTGTAATATATACGAGTATGATCGATGCATACAGCAAAGGAGGGTCTTTTAAGAAAGCTGTTGAATGTTGGGATTTAATGGTTACTGAGAAATGCTTTCCTAATGTTGTCACTTACACTGCTTTCATGAATGGTTTATGCAAAGCAGGTGAAATCGATAGAGCGGGTCTCCTTTTTGAGAAAATGATGGCTGCAAATATCGCTCCTAATTCAATTACATATGCTTGTTTTCTTGACCGTCTTACGGAGGAGGGAAATATGAAGGAAGCTATAGAGCTTCACCATGCAATGCTTAAAGGGCTTTTGGCAAACACTGCAACATATAACATTCTTATCCGTGGCTTCTGCAAATTGGGTAGATTAATTGAAGCCATCAAAGTTTTCTCTGAAATGGCTGAAAATGGGATTTTCCCTGACTGTATAACCTATTCAACATTAATTTATGAGTATTGCAGATGTGGCGATGTAGGAGAAGCAGTTAAATTGTGGGATACCATGTTAAAAAAAGGTGTTGAACCAGACTTGGTTGCATATAACTTGCTAATATATGGTTGTTGTGTTAATGGAGAGCTCAACAAGGCGTTTGAATTGCGTGATGACATGTTGAGGAGAGGGTTGAAGCCaagaaaaattttacaaatGAAGATGGGGTAATATAGGAGCAGCAGTTGAATTTGGATGTGCGCGACTTTCTATTGCGTGGTTGTTGTGTTACTCGGGAGCTCAACAAGGCACTTCAGTTGTCACCATTGCATGTTAAGAAGAGCAATGAAGCCAATGTAGAATGCCTTTTGGATGAACTATCTGAAAACGAGGTTGATGCCAAGGTTTCGCAGCCTAGAAAAGTGGACATGTTTGTATTTACAATCCGTCGTACGATATGGTGTCATATCCAAATCAGAAAAGCTCAGTAAAAGGTTAGTATTTGCAGAGTGGAAAAAATGTTCTGTTAGTTTTATTAGCAAAATTGCCGAATATGTTTACTATTAGGGACTTGCCTCCTTTAAAGTGGGTGAAATGAGAAGTTATAATCATTGATTAGAAAATCAATAGTTACAACATACTAATAAGTTGTTTATATCCTCCACTCTCTGGATTTTTAGTCACTGGTTTTTACTCTtcatttttccttttaaaatgtATCCCTCGCTTTAGAGCAGATGTGATACCAAAGTTCGCACACCGACACTTCATGAGTTCATAATTATGAAATGAAACAGTAAATTTTGACTAAAACTTGTTTCAAGGCTTAACTTGTATGTAGGCAATTCTTATGTTTAGTGTActgttattttcaattcacttgtaagttgtaacttaAGTTGctataaaaattcaattgtaAACCAGTAATTCTTTTGTCAAGATCGGTGCTCGTAGAGTGCTGTGAAAGTAGGTTGTTGAGGCAGTTGATACAAATTTTGTTTAGCTGGTTGGACTTGTGACTGCAAAATTTGTATAGCTGTATGAACAGTAATTAAGACTCATTTTCATCTAATGTTAACTATTAATGAAGTTATAATTTATGTGGTCTTAACTTTCTTTATTTGGTATTGAAGTGGTTTTGCTTGTGCAGTGGTGCATGCGCATATTGACTAATTGCCGTGCTTGGAACTGTGGACTGTGTTGGATAGATAGCGAATGCATGCACGTCAAAATCGAAGCTCAAGTCGTAGCTTTGGCAATGAAGTGCGTTAGAACGATGTATCACCGTGGTGGCAAACACGAACTAACTCACTAATACATACTCTTGTCCAGTTAATGATGAACCATTTAATTAGGTACTAGAATTCCTTTATGACTTGTGCATTGACCGCAGAAAAAGTAAAtgattcattcattgatttgttcgttttttttttgtctccaATAATTAGTAGTATTCCATGAATCAAATGGTTCTTTCATAGAATTGATAACCGTGAGATGATTATCAGTTTTGTTATTATGAAAGCCTAGCACTCCAGCCTAACATGATATCTCTTTTGTTATGAAATTTACTGTAATATGAAATTTCCATACCTCATCACATAATAAGGTTTGTGACTTCCTCTTCTATTTTATACTGTACCTTTTAAAAGGGAGTAATACCACAGTATAACTAATTTGGAAAACCAAAGTACAAACTGTCTCCAATAGATCTAAATGCAATCgccgttcaaaaaaataaaaatctaaacgCAATCATTTCAGATTAAATAGCAAATTAGATCCTAGATCCTCTCATTCTATTTTCTTGCATCTCTCTTGATTTGTTTTGCAATCCAAAGAGTACGAAGAGAGATGTAGAGATAATAGTTAGGAGAAAATCCAAGTCCATGATAACAGCCAACGTCACACTCACCCGCCCTTAGATTTTTTTCACAATGTGTATGTCTTCTAAGTTCTAAGGACACGTGTTAGCATGACTcgtctttaaaaaaaaaaaaaaatcactcttcCTCATTAATCTCAAATGCATGTAAACCCTGAAAAATAATGGAAACAAATTCaagaaaacaaactaaaaaataaaaacagcaACCATTGGGAATATTGACAACCTgaaaatttcttctttttttttttcctttcaatatTTTCTCATGCCAAACAACTGACATccacttttttttatagacgGCCAGAAAAAAGTCACATACATTCCAAAACCAATCATGGTACCTCTAGGATCATAAATTTTGGACACAAGAACATTtcatctaaaataaataaattgcactCTTCTGTATTATCTATTATTCTCATGATTCCAGTTTTTGAGTGAGGATCTCCAACAGTAAGTTTTCattgtcatcatcatcatcatcattactGTCTACTAAAGATTAACTAAAATTGTGTGGCCAAAGAACAAGGCAAATCTTCACAGGGGAACTAATTACGTTAAGTCCATATCCTTCGATGTGTTGTTCGTCATGAACACCCAACCTCATGGTAAATAATGAATCCACCTTGACAGGACACAAAACTATAGAAGTTTCAGTCCACCTGTTACCTCATCTACCACTTCAACAGGTCCTGCACATGGAAAACATGTTTAATCGAACTATTTTTAGCTGTAAAAAGTAAAGGAAAACCTAAACTGACGTGAAAAAGTATATATGGTCATTATAATAGAGGAGAGTATTACCGAGAATTGCCATCACTGTTCTGGAAtctagaaggaaaaaaaaaaaactatgataagaattaaatataaacaaacctTTATATCATACAGACACAAGAAGTAGAAGATgcaagaaaaaactaaaaaaaatgcaaagttATTCACTCTGATCAGTGTTTAACATGTAAATCCCCTTTAACCGCCTATCCTTTTTTCAAATCAGACACAGCTAGACGCATTCCAAAGGAACCTACTGCACATCACTCTTTTCTTCAGAGTGCAAATGTGGATCAGCACTTTCAAGCATGTATTAAACTTCAATATACAAAAAGAGGATGATGTATTAAACTTGGGTTTAGGGTATTGATTGAAAATTTTCTCTAGTTTCAGTTCTAGTTGTTGTACATCACTTCTGAAGACACAATTATCCAGCAAATAAACTTGACAAATTACATCAAGTGTGAGATATtgttaaatttttgaaaatactACTACACTGTAAGGCACTAAAATACGACACACACATAACAGTTTCAATTATGTGGCGGATCCATAACAAATCAATCAAATAGCGGAATAAGAGTAGTTCCAAATACTTACTCGGTGCAATCTGTGTTCTACCAGCATCTATTGTGATATGAGTTGGTAACTTCAGAGATTTAGCCCTAGCCTACACAATAAACAACAATTTTACTAAAACCAAACCTATCTTTAGATAGGATAGGAGTCACGCATTAGAATAAAATTTAGGATAATTTTTGAGAAATTGAAGCAAATGATGGAAGAAGAGGATACTGATAAATAGGACTAATTGATTTGAAGAAAAAGATAACACCAaatcaatatataaaatatagatTACATAAAATgagtaagaaaaacaaaatagtcTAACCTATTTGAGATTCTGACAATATCTTGATAACATAATAAAACTTGTTTATaatattcattttcttaaaataaaaaaccttgTGATTTACGTACTCATACAGGATTAAAATTTCTAACCGAGCTTATTAAACCTTCCACAAGAGATCCTTTTACAATAATAAAAGATATACTAAGTTacaagtttatgaaatcaaatgTAATCCATGGGTTACTAGAATACAGTTCAGCTATTAGGGTGGCCAATTGTATGCTATCCACACCTCCTCAGTCCCTGACTTTTCATTGTATATACCACAAATTACAAAATCTTATTCAAAGCTGTCATATCCATAACTTCTTTTGCATTTTTCATACAATTAAATCCAGTCTAAACATGATTCAAATTATATAATTCAATTAATCTTTTCAGCCTAATAAATTGAAATgatattttctttctaatttgccatgttttttttatcaaaatatttatgtTGCATGAATTTCCCCACTTCCTCTCCCAGCCCAATCATCGCGTACAGCCCAAATTATCCACTCTGCTATTATAGAAAGCTACCACTTCATTTGTGTATTGACAATCTCAGACAACAAAGTTCGCCTTTTCAACatgattatttaaaaatcatcCACAACAATTTTTTGGAACAGATTTAAAAGCCATATATGATTGCAGTTGTCAGTAAGCAAAGAATAAAGATGCATTTTCTAAGTTTAATGTTTGCAGATGATATTTTCACAGTTAAGCCCAAGTTTAACGCCTTACATTGCTCAATGAAAGCGACCCTTTTCTAGTCCTATTTTACATGCATTGACTACACAGGCTTTAGGCAGTTTCTACAAGTAAAATGATTATCCCAAATCTACTACTTTTTGGCTAGTTCAAATGTCAAAAGGTGGTTTCTATTTTACATCTGGTTGCTGAACTTCTCTTGCATACTTTCCCACCAAAAGCAACCTTAATACTAATAGTAATCATTTGTTATAATCGCAACCAATAACTGACCAATGTGTAATAAGCAAGTATCCAATAAAAATCATAGAACAGATTCAAATAGAACTTAGCTAAAGTAGCACAAGATTTCcttaaaaatcaaacaatactTACTTGCAAAGCCAGCATATCTTCTTCACTTTCAATTTTGACAACAACCTTGGGCTGTGCAGACATCTCCCACCTGCACAGTGGCATTGAAAAACTTGAGAATGAAATTATACAATTCAAGATGACCAGCAAGCTCATCAAGTGACAGTAAGTCAGTACCTATTTAAAGCCTTTGGAGCTCGATAAAGAACCTTTTTGTAGAGACCCAACGTTGCATGACTACAAAAAGAAAGACAGATAGAAAACTCAGCTTGAACCATTTTAATCATGTTTTTTCTGgatgaaaaataaatactaaacgAAAAACAAAATAGGAGCAATAAATAAGTTCACCCTTCACAGGACAAGGGTCCTCTATGTTAGCCTAATGTGTCACACTCTAAGCAACAATAATCTATTTGGAAGGTATTCAAAGTTTCAAATAAACAAAGCACTTGATTGGATTGACGATTTTAGCTTATCTACGGGATAAGTACTTACAGACAATTtaagagagcttatgaaaacaacttacacACATTATCTCACCTTGTTTTAATAAGATATTCAGgatagcttatgcaaacaacttagagcttatatgaatgaatttatgaatttattttatcttttattatagaAACAGCTTATACATAAGAACTTATACAATAACCCCTTAATAAGTTACTTATCCAAACATGATCAAAGTGACACAAACAAAGATAACATACCTGCATTGAGCAGCAATCTTTCCTTTACCCATTTTAAGATCATTTCTAACAACAAGTATCTGCATAAAAAGGAACAATTTTTTAAACAACCCAATAAATTATATAGTTAATGggtaagaaaaaaattatgtctTTTTATGAATTTACCATCTTAAAATCATCGAGAATATCAGCGAGTTGTTCAATCTCAAGTGGGTCTTTGACTTTGGACTTAGTGTTCTTCTTGTGCTTACCGTTGTTGTTATCATTATCATTGAGAAGTGAAGCATCTTCTTCTTTGTCTTTagataatgaaaatttgcgagATAAAGGGAAACGAGGATGATAGTGAGAACCAATGAAGAAACCCAAAGCAAGATAACCAGCACCGACCAAAATTGCACTTAACCATGACATTTCCATTTCAATGAAGAAGCTGAGAAACACAATCAGGATTTTAGGGTTCCGGCGGCactgagaaaaaaaaaacacaccttACTTTTGGAGTATGTTCGTAAGTCGTAACTAATTGGCTTAACTCCttcaaagaataataataattacttagTTTAAGTTTGATAAGTACAAATCGTTTATAGTTTACTGTATTTTGTAGTGTTTgattttctaattaattaaagtatagTTTGAATTAGAGAGGTTATGCAAATagattatgtaatttttatatattattataagtttgtcaatatagtttatgataaaaatatcttataaaaattacaattttcactgaacttataaaataacataaaacataatttatattgcataatcTGTTTgcataagtttaaaaataagttaattcaaacagGGCTGAGTACAAAGCCTAATTCGAATTTTAGtacttatttttattcatcatctATTTTTAGTTGCTATcgtatttaaattaaatattttaaaaagttttattatatttttatggatGTAATTAATCATTTCATGTCATCATATTAGGACACCTCATTTAAGTATTTTATATTGCCAATTTTTCGtctaaaaaaattgagagaaagaacCAATTTTGTGTGTGGAtgtaaattgaaaaaaaaaaactataattaagACTATCTAAATTTGAAATTCCACCGTAACTCAGTTGGTaagaatattatattatatattaaggTCCACTTATTCAGTTTaggatgaaatttctagccactaaattgcttgataaaaaaattgaaacacaaCTTAGTGTTTAAAACTATTGAAAACCATAATTAACCAAGATGAGAGCAATAAGTGAGTTGTCTTGTCTTTCTGGTCTCACCTAAAtcctctatatttttttttttttttggtacaggtataatttttctaatttaatgGTTGATTAGTTGTACGAAAGTcttaccaattttattttttttatattaaaagaatgatattaaattaaataaaaaatatacttccaaaaaattaaataaaaaatacaatacacccttaattgaaaaatcaatttCTTTATAGTTTATGAATTGAAAAACCAATTGGAAGTAAAATTTTCAACTAATTTTAGTATTACTATATGAAATCCTTTAAATTGactatagtatatatatttattgactGTAGTATATTTAGAATAgttggaaaatatatggtaatgcaatatatttttggaaatgtCAAATATTGGATGAACCCCATAAATTAAggcaatttcaaaaattaagggaTTAGTAAAAGCTTGTGGTGGTAAACAATTTCTCtatcataaattcatattacTTTTTTTCATCGATGGTTGAGATGTAGAAAACCCTGCATTTATACTTTTTTCTCTTTGCTCGGGGGCTTTATTTTAACACGTTTATACGggattttatacttttactcatatattcatatattgacctatttttttgtattttttatgggGCCtaggttcattttttttttgttatttatatatgacttttttttttttttgttgatttatatgaagactatatatttatatttcatatatTAAGACAAGAATTTATCTTTATTCTATAATTTATGTGagacttttgtatttataatttatatgggCATATATTTTTGCGCATGTATTATTTTGGGGCTATACTTACGTGGCggtcgaactctgaattatcagagaattcttccatgagaataagagggttaataccaaaaaaatatattactaggactatatttgtattcatatattaacacaaagacaatttttttttttaatttatacgatgttctatatttattttatttggaggatattgatgtgaaaattaactaatataagatatattcagATAACCTTTTTAGGGTAtctttgtttcatatttattttcctATGGATATTATGacattaatttaactttttttgtttgtttggggtttttttttttttaagtttacacacaagtctatatttttttttgtcttagatgaagtgataatccattaaaattaaactcacatataattgtgagatcccggATTCGAACCTGAGTCACGACATCCGGCgtaacaatttcggcattttgtCAGTTGAGCTGGGACTTATGGGACAAACAGTCTATATTTTGACGTATAAgagaaatgatttattttttttgtaatttatacgaggcctactttttttttgggtgatttACACCGgaactatatttatatattaatacaggatcgtattttatttaacttttgacaAATATGGgatcctactttttttttatgttataacttttcatttttcattctttttatctgagaattatgaaaattttaatattaaaatgttaaatttttgtctcattttacccgtgctttgcacgggtccggatactagtttcCAAACAAGCAAGCTTTGAGGTGAAGGAGTGTAATATAGAAACAGTTTTGCAGGCTTGGTCGACATGCCGTCATGTCCATGGTGAAGTCTAATGTGAAATACCTTACGGTCTTCCACGGTGCAAGAGTACATTTTATCATTGTATTAATTGTTACTTATAAGCTATTTTGCataggtgcgggtacggtactgGATATCCAGTACGGTACGTGGTacgacatttttaaaaaaattaagggatgGGTACGctcgtataatttttttttaatatagttatatacttaaaataataaaattatattcttaaaacaaataattaaacataaaaaatagcaaactttaaaagtagttatattGTGATTTACACGTTTAAGAAATTATGAGTAGTAGTAAGACTATGCGGCTctactattaaaaataaataaaaagggaagGAGACTGAAttgattctaattttaaactaaaatgaatttttattaaaaaaaacaaataaaaaatgaatgggATTGGAaagtgttgaaaaaaaaaagagaatagttttttatgaaatatgtACCACGTGTGTACCATGAGAGTACCACGCGCGTACCCCGGAAGTACCACGCGTGTACCcgcatgaaaaaacaaaaaaaaaaactcggtaCTTTGAGGGTACGTATCATGGGAGTAtcatacgcgtaccggtactctgtctaaaatggagtacccgTGCAACGTAGCTTATAAGAATACCATGGTCTACCACGAGAATGAGTCTgtcaatggaaaaaaaaatagaaactaaTGTGAAATCTAAACCattcaaattataaaaagagGATAGGATcctaaattaaaaacaaaaagttgaTTAAGAGTTGAAATATAAAAactgatattaaaaaaatggagaggatccatTCTCGCCTACCACACACCTCATTTCTCTAGCCAGCAACATTCCGACCCCATCTTCACACCAAGTTTTTCATACTAGCGGCGCATCACTCAGTGTGCAACAGTGCAACATCTTGATTGTCAACATCACTTCACCGTAtattagggttgggaataggccagacgGCCTACAGACGCATTTGCCCTGGTCTgacctgtttattaaaaatgttaggCTCGTGCTTTGAAAAAAGCCTATTTATATAAATAGGCCAGActcaaacttttaaaaaacatacaaagcctgataggccggtgtgtgtatatttaataattattatttatgtaatattattatgtaatattattatttatataataattttattatgacATACTTAACTTTGCCGTagtcgtatttgttattttattagcttttaattcatgtgctaatcattttattagctttttcttaatgttgtagaaattataaaaaatttt
This portion of the Trifolium pratense cultivar HEN17-A07 linkage group LG3, ARS_RC_1.1, whole genome shotgun sequence genome encodes:
- the LOC123913684 gene encoding peptidyl-tRNA hydrolase 2, mitochondrial codes for the protein MEMSWLSAILVGAGYLALGFFIGSHYHPRFPLSRKFSLSKDKEEDASLLNDNDNNNGKHKKNTKSKVKDPLEIEQLADILDDFKMILVVRNDLKMGKGKIAAQCSHATLGLYKKVLYRAPKALNRWEMSAQPKVVVKIESEEDMLALQARAKSLKLPTHITIDAGRTQIAPNSRTVMAILGPVEVVDEVTGGLKLL